A part of Larimichthys crocea isolate SSNF chromosome VII, L_crocea_2.0, whole genome shotgun sequence genomic DNA contains:
- the pld3 gene encoding phospholipase D3, whose protein sequence is MKTDIAYNQLEDAERRRQESNRRERVYSRCVFALATVATVLLAATALYSLLTPRAPFSHPTPSSSLPLPQAESCSDACKIVLVESIPEGLEFNSSTTHPSIFQAWLNLMSEARSSIDIASFYWTLTNKDTGTEEPTAYQGEAILKTLSELSGKLSVRIAVNTPQQSQPQGDLRQLNESGADIRTVNMRALTSGVLHTKFWVVDKKHIYIGSANMDWRSLTQVKELGAVVYNCSCLAADLGKIFEAYWFLGESQSIPSPWPSSFSTYYNKDTPLQLPLNNTPSSVYLSSSPPSFCAAGRTPDLQSILSVMEDARSFIYIAVMNYLPTMEFSRPKRYWADIDTQLRRMAYERRVKVRLLISCWASTQPVMFPFLKSLASVYDHKSKLDIQVRLFVVPATSKQKEIPFARVNHNKYMVTDKIAYIGTSNWSGDYFVSTAGSALVVNQTASQSLEPTVQSQLREVFERDWNSDYSKPLTQNSDLKDLC, encoded by the exons ATGAAGACGGACATCGCTTACAACCAG CTGGAGGACGCGGAGAGGAGAAGACAAGAATCCAACAGGAGAGAACGAGTG taTTCCAGATGTGTGTTCGCTCTGGCCACTGTGGCCACTGTGCTGCTGGCCGCCACGGCCCTCTACAGCCTCCTGACACCGAGGGCTCCCTTCTCCCATCCCACCCCGAGCAGCAGCCTCCCCCTGCCACAGGCCGAGTCCTGCTCAGATGCCTGCAA GATCGTTCTGGTTGAGAGCATCCCTGAAGGTCTGGAGTTTAACTCCAGCACCACTCACCCCTCCATCTTCCAGGCGTGGCTCAACCTCATGAGCGAGGCTCGCAGCAGCATCGACATCGCCTCCTTCTATTGGACGCTCACTAACAAAGACACCGGCACTGAGGAGCCGACAGCCTATCAG GGTGAGGCTATTCTGAAGACACTGAGTGAACTTTCTGGGAAGTTGTCTGTTCGCATCGCAGTCAACACGCCGCAGCAGAGCCAACCGCAGGGCGACCTCAGACAGCTCAACGAATCAG gagcTGATATCAGGACAGTGAACATGAGAGCGCTCACCTCCGGCGTCCTCCACACAAAGTTCTGGGTGGTGGAtaagaaacacatttacatcGGCAGCGCCAACATGGACTGGAGGTCGCTCacgcag GTGAAGGAGCTCGGAGCGGTGGTCTATAACTGCAGCTGCCTGGCTGCAGACCTGGGTAAGATCTTTGAAGCGTATTGGTTCCTGGGGGAGAGTCAGTCAATCCCGTCACCGTGGCCCAGCAGCTTCTCCACCTACTACAACAAGGACACGCCCCTGCAGCTGCCGCTCAATAACACGCCGTCCAGCGTCTACCTGTCG AGTTCACCTCCATCCTTCTGCGCAGCCGGCCGGACTCCAGACCTTCAGTCCATCCTCAGTGTGATGGAGGACGCCCGCAGCTTCATCTACATCGCTGTCATGAACTACCTGCCCACCATGGAGTTCTCACGTCCTAAAAG GTACTGGGCCGACATCGACACCCAGCTGAGGCGGATGGCGTACGAGAGGCGAGTCAAAGTGCGCCTGCTGATCAGCTGCTGGGCCAGCACCCAGCCCGTCATGTTCCCCTTCCTGAAGTCTCTGGCCTCAGTTTACGACCACAAGAGCAAACTGGACATCCAGGTG AGGCTGTTTGTGGTGCCTGCCACCTCGAAGCAGAAGGAAATTCCCTTTGCCAGAGTCAACCACAACAAGTACATGGTGACCGACAAGATCGCCTACATAG GTACGTCAAACTGGTCAGGTGACTACTTTGTGAGCACGGCTGGCTCAGCATTAGTTGTCAACCAGACCGCATCACAGTCCCTGGAGCCAACCGTCCAATCACAGCTGAGGGAAGTGTTCGAGAGGGACTGGAACTCCGACTACAGCAAACCTCTGACCCAGAACTCGGACCTCAAAGACTTGTGTTAG